Proteins co-encoded in one Novipirellula artificiosorum genomic window:
- a CDS encoding DUF3467 domain-containing protein — protein sequence MNHESESSPDQPDPVDGNPALRARVPDHVADGCFSTGAIVMTGPSEFIVDFLQTIGRPHRVATRVVIPHAVMPQFIDALHTNLDLYRNRFGDPPAPPKPPQQDQQRRPTPQEIYDDLKLPDSVLSGVYANGVMIGHGASEFGLDFLTSFFPQSAVSARIFVAAGQVPRLLESLRGAVKQLEQRQQGGGAGPQDSPDSLPPGPNLDNNEGSDRTDDDEVQE from the coding sequence ATGAATCACGAATCTGAATCTTCCCCCGACCAGCCTGATCCCGTGGACGGGAACCCCGCATTGCGTGCCCGCGTGCCTGACCACGTTGCGGACGGCTGTTTCAGCACCGGAGCGATCGTGATGACGGGGCCAAGTGAATTTATCGTCGACTTTTTGCAGACCATTGGTCGGCCGCATCGAGTTGCCACGCGCGTCGTGATTCCGCACGCGGTGATGCCTCAGTTTATCGACGCACTCCATACGAATTTGGACCTGTATCGCAATCGGTTTGGCGATCCGCCAGCGCCGCCCAAACCGCCCCAGCAGGACCAGCAGCGTCGGCCCACTCCGCAAGAGATTTACGACGACCTGAAACTGCCCGACAGCGTCCTCAGTGGAGTCTATGCCAATGGCGTGATGATCGGTCATGGAGCGAGCGAGTTTGGCTTGGATTTTTTGACCAGCTTCTTTCCGCAATCCGCGGTTAGCGCTCGGATTTTCGTTGCCGCGGGCCAGGTCCCGCGGTTACTCGAATCGCTGCGTGGCGCGGTCAAGCAGTTGGAGCAACGCCAACAAGGTGGTGGAGCGGGGCCGCAGGATTCCCCAGACAGTTTGCCCCCGGGACCGAATCTCGACAACAACGAAGGGTCGGATCGCACCGATGACGATGAAGTTCAGGAGTGA